One genomic segment of Pseudoalteromonas sp. GCY includes these proteins:
- the trmJ gene encoding tRNA (cytosine(32)/uridine(32)-2'-O)-methyltransferase TrmJ: MALEDIRIVLVNTSHSGNIGSVARAMKTMGLSKLYLVDPACEVDSHASALAAGATDVLGAATKVDTLQEAIADCALTIGTSARSRTLSWPMVDPRECAQKLVAESVNGPVALVFGRENSGLTNEELQLCNYHVCIPANPEYSSLNLAMAVQTLAYETRMTYLDTQEKQPEEVDETIYPSSKQMELFYEHLENTLNDTGFIIKQHPGMVMTKLKRLFNRARPEDQELNILRGILSSIDKSTNK, translated from the coding sequence ATGGCTTTAGAAGATATTCGAATTGTATTAGTGAACACCTCACACTCTGGCAATATTGGCTCAGTTGCGAGAGCAATGAAGACGATGGGGTTATCTAAGCTTTATTTAGTTGACCCTGCATGTGAAGTGGACAGCCACGCAAGTGCATTGGCGGCTGGTGCAACGGATGTGTTGGGTGCGGCTACTAAAGTCGATACGCTTCAAGAGGCGATTGCTGATTGCGCTCTAACTATTGGCACCAGTGCGCGCTCGCGTACTTTGTCGTGGCCAATGGTAGACCCGCGTGAGTGTGCACAAAAATTGGTGGCTGAGTCGGTGAATGGCCCTGTAGCCCTTGTATTTGGTCGTGAGAATAGTGGTCTGACGAACGAAGAGCTGCAATTGTGCAACTATCATGTGTGTATTCCAGCCAACCCTGAGTATAGCTCGCTTAATCTTGCGATGGCAGTGCAAACTTTGGCCTACGAAACGCGTATGACATATCTAGACACGCAAGAAAAACAGCCAGAAGAAGTGGATGAAACGATTTACCCATCATCAAAGCAGATGGAGTTATTCTACGAGCATCTTGAAAATACCTTGAATGACACCGGCTTTATCATTAAGCAGCATCCGGGCATGGTGATGACTAAGCTAAAGCGTTTGTTCAACCGTGCTAGACCGGAAGATCAAGAACTTAATATTCTACGTGGGATCCTAAGCTCAATAGATAAATCCACTAACAAGTAA
- the suhB gene encoding inositol-1-monophosphatase: MHPMLNIAVRAARNAGKIILRASEDLSRVEATQKGTNDLVTNIDTDAESIVRDTILKSYPDHSIVGEEFGHHEGKDADYLWVIDPLDGTTNFVKGIPHYAVSIALRVKGRVEQAVVYDPIRDELFTASRGQGAQLNNKRIRVSKSIELQGTVLATGFPFKQKHHMDAYLEAFKALFIHTADIRRAGSAALDMAYVAAGRMDGFFEIGLKPWDTAAGELLVKEAGGMVTDFAGGANFNRSGNIICGAPKLCQAIVKEIRPVLTESLLK, translated from the coding sequence ATGCATCCAATGTTGAACATTGCGGTACGCGCTGCGCGTAACGCAGGTAAGATTATCCTACGTGCAAGTGAAGATTTATCGCGCGTTGAAGCCACTCAAAAAGGCACTAATGATTTAGTAACAAACATCGATACAGATGCGGAATCAATCGTTCGTGACACAATTTTAAAATCTTACCCTGATCACTCTATTGTTGGTGAAGAATTTGGTCATCACGAAGGCAAAGATGCAGACTACCTTTGGGTTATCGATCCTCTAGACGGTACGACTAACTTCGTTAAGGGTATCCCCCACTATGCTGTTTCTATCGCGCTAAGAGTTAAAGGCCGCGTAGAGCAAGCTGTTGTATACGATCCAATCCGCGACGAATTATTTACCGCTTCTCGTGGTCAAGGCGCGCAGCTAAACAACAAACGTATTCGTGTATCTAAGTCTATTGAATTACAAGGCACGGTGCTTGCAACTGGTTTCCCTTTCAAGCAAAAGCACCACATGGATGCCTACCTTGAAGCGTTCAAAGCACTATTCATTCATACAGCTGACATCCGCCGTGCGGGCTCTGCAGCACTCGATATGGCGTATGTTGCAGCAGGTCGTATGGATGGCTTCTTTGAAATTGGTCTTAAACCTTGGGATACAGCAGCTGGTGAGCTGTTAGTGAAAGAAGCTGGCGGTATGGTCACCGACTTTGCAGGCGGTGCTAACTTTAACCGTAGCGGCAACATCATCTGTGGCGCACCTAAGCTTTGCCAAGCGATTGTAAAAGAAATTCGTCCAGTATTAACTGAGTCATTGTTAAAATAA